The Polaromonas sp. SP1 DNA window ATGTACCGGAAGGGGCCGCCGTTGTTGCCGTTTGGATTTACGGCTCGGTAGAGACTGTGGTTTGCAGAGGCGCGAATTGCTTTCTTGCTTCGCCGTGAAACGCAACATGTTTGAAGGGGTGACGTATGGAAGTACCGGAAAATTCCAAAGAGACGCTTGAAGATACCGCTGTTTGGCAAAAAGTTAGCGCCGTAGTTAATGAAACACTGGAGGAAATGCTTTCTCAACTTTCGCCCGAGAAGGCAGGCCCTATTCGAGAGATATTTGATTTTCGGCGTTCAATCTCAAGTGAGTCTGACCGTGGGGCGGTACTGATGGCTGCGGCTTTCCTTGACGACAAACTCAAATATCTCCTGAGCGCAAAACTTGTTGACGATAAAAAGCTTGCCAGACGAGCTTTTGATTTCAACGGTCCCTTGGGCACCTTCTCCTCCCGAATAGACTTTGCCTACCTCATTGGCGTGCTCCCCAAAAATGTTCACTCTGATCTTCACACTATCCGAGGGATACGGAACAAATTTGCCCATAACGCCGCAAGTCTCACACTCGAGGACCAAGAAATAACCGAGCTATGCAATCGCTTAATTTTTCATGGAGTACGGGAGGTGGCGGCTCCTGGGCCAAAGTTCAGAAGGTCAGTGATGGCGCTCTTGACTTTCGTAGTCACGGCAACATCGGAGATTTCACACCTTGAACCTGCCGCCGACTATCCTGTTCCCGACAGAAAAGATGCATACAAAGAAATTTCACAAGTTTGGTCCTCTATGACTGATAGGCCATATCCAATTCGGGATCAACATGAGGAGTAGTGGGGCTTGGGCGACAAACCCTTGGGGGTATGGAGGTATGGAGGGTTAGGTAAAGCGCGCTAGGCAAGGCCTTCTTAGCGTGTTACTCTCACATTCGACATCGGTTTCCCCCCAAAGGCCCAGATGCTCGACCTCCAAATTCAACATGATTATTGACCGACAACGCGAGAAGCTTGTCGAGGCTGTCGTCTACTTTGCGCTCCACACTCGCAATCTAGGTAAGACAAAGCTGTTCAAGCTCCTCTACTTTTTAGATTTCAAACACTATCGAGATACCGGTCGTGCGGTTACTGGCTTGGACTACTTTGCGTGGCCTAAAGGACCCGTGCCTGTAAAGTTGTTTGAAGAATTGCAGCAGCCCGAAGTGTCTTGGGGAAACAGTGTGTCCTTTCGTCCTAAGGCTGTAGCCAAGGGAAGCATGCTTACCGTCACCGCTCATAAGCAGTTTGATCCAAGCTTGTTTACCAAACGTGAGTTAAAGATACTTGAAAGTCTCGCGACTCAATACCGAGACGTTTATGCGGACGACATGGTTGAGGCGACTCATCTTGAGAATTTACCCTGGGATAAGGTGTGGAATCAGGAAGGTCGACGCCAACAGCCTATTCCTTACTCATACGCATTGAGAGCGCAAGACTACGAAACTATGACTGCCTTCGTGGATGAGCGAGAAGAGTTTCTCCGAGTTATGAGTAAATAGATGCCCCCTGGATCAATAATTTTCCATAGGGACTTTCTTTTCGCTGATGGGACATCCAAGGACAAATACTTGGTCGTGCTCGGCGGTGACGCCTCGAAGATTGTTGCAGCCAAAACGACATCTAAAGGGCATCGATACCGTATAGATCATGGGTGCCAGGCTGGGAATCGGTTTGCCGCTTTCCTGCTTACCTCAGGATGCTGTTGCCTTCAAAAGAACACCTGGATTTGCCTCAGCGAGTTTTACGAAATTCCACTACACGTTCTTACCGTTCGACGGGGCACCGGAGAGGTCTTTCAGTACGGACAACTCGACCCCGGTTTAACACGAGATGTTCAAGCCTGTGCAGCTTCTTGTGATGACATATCCGGGGTTCATGAGGCATTGGTCCGCGCATCAATGTGATGCTTCCGGGCATACAAGTTTCAGGGGAAAGCAATGCATTCCAAATTAGAAGTTCGCGGCGCAGTTGGGGACACGATAAAAATCGTTTGCAGCAAGTGCAATGGAAGTACGTCGCACAAAATTCTGACTGAGGTAGAACAAAGTTGGTCCACCGAAGACTATGACATCGAGTGGGGGCAAGTGGACCAAATCGTTCAATGCTTAGGCTGTGAAAAAACGAGTTACCGCCTTACGACAAGCAACTCTGAAAATACTTTTTACGACGATGAGGGGAACGCACATGAGGATATAAGCGAGACGTTGTATCCGCCTAGGCATGCAGGAAGAAAAGGTATAGAACATATTTGGCAGTTACCGTTTAAGGTGCAGGGGGTCTACAAAGAAACCCTGCAAGCCATACTTGGTAGCTCCCCCGTTCTAGCGGGCATAGGCTTGCGGCTTCTTCTTGAAACGATATGTGGAGACAAGCGAGCGGAAGGAGTGAACCTCTACGACAAGATCACCAATCTCGTAGAAAGGCGAATTTTGACGCCGCAAAGCGCAGAAATCCTGCATCACATTCGCACGCTTGGAAACAATGCCGCACACGAAGCGAAGCCTCACAGTGCAAATCAACTTTCGTTGGCGATGGAGGTTATCGAGCACCTTTTGCACGATGTCTACTTACTTCCTGCAAGGGCTGCAGAAGCATTCCCTCGTCCCCCAGTAGCAATCCCTCCGCAATAATCAGAAGCACACAGCCCAGCCCAGCCCAACAGTCGGGATCGCACCGGCTACTCGGAGGACTTATGGAGCGACCTTCTTGAGGTCATTCAGCCTTCACGTCAGGAGGGGGCTTAGCAAATAGAGTTGAACAATGGATGCCAATAACGAGTCCAATGCACTTGGTGCAAGCAGCAACAACCCTACGTTGCAGGCAATCGTTGCGGTCGATAAGAGTGAAAGGGTGCAATGCCAGCAACCTGGATGCGGGCATTCCGTATATGCCGCTGTTCATATAGTCGAGGAACACAGTCGCCTCTTGGTGCTGGGCTCGACTTGCTTTGAAAAGCGATACGGAGGCAGAACCGCTCTTGGTCCGGCTTCTTACGGGGCTGGCAATGGCCGCAAGCTCACCGCCGAAGAGCGTGAAATGTTGATAAAAAATACAGCAGCCCTGCTCTCCTGGTTCCAAGAAGAGGAGGCAGCAGCGGCGCGAGCACAGAAGATTAGGGAGGACGCGATTGCCACTACGAATCGATCACCTATATCGAGGCCTTTGCAGCAACTTCCCCCTGTACCTCGCGGCGGATTCACTACCCAAGCGGTCCCTCGCTCTTCACCATGGCCTTGGCAAAGACCAGGAACATCAATTGCGCTTTTAATCTCCCCTCAAGGGAAATGCTGGATTCGCGTTCAACACGACAACGGCTCTCAGAAGCTGGTTCCATGGCCCAAATTCTCGGGATGGGAAACAGCCCTTCCTCACGACATCGGCTTAGCTGATACAAACCTCGGTGCGATCGCAGTAGACAACATCGTAGAAGCCATTCGTATTCTCCAAAACATCAGCTTCCAAGGTCCAATAGTTGGATCTTGGCAAGAAGTGCTCTCACGAACTCAGAGATAAGCCCGTCTACTACAGGCAAAAGCACCCTCACCCCCGTAACGCAGACACCAGCCATTCCTCAAACAGCCGGATATTCCGCTGCTCCCGCCGCTCAGGCGGATAGGTGAGGAAATAAGCATTCCCGCTGTCGACCTCAATGTCGAAGGGCTTCACGACTTTGCCTGAGGCGATCAGATCAGCGAACAAGGCGGCGTCGGCAATGGCAACACCCTGGCCGCGCTCTGCGCTCTGGACGCACATATCCAGCGTGTCAAACAGTTGTTCACCTGTGCCCTGCAGATCGGGCAGGCCGGCGCCGCGCAGCCAGGTCTGCCATTCGTGGCGGTTGGCTCTGGCGTGCAGGAGGGTGGCGCCGGCCAGGTCGGCGGGTTGTTGCAGGGTGGCGGCTATCTCCGGGATGCACAGGGGCACCAGGCGTTCGCGCATCAGCGGCACCTCAACCACTTGCGGCCAGCCGCCTTTGCCGTGGGCAATGATGACGTCGGCATCGGTGTTGCTGAAATCGGGTGCGTCTGTCCAGTGGGTCGCGACGCGAATTTCCAGTCCGGGCAGCGCCGCCTGCAATTCCGGCAGGCGGGGCAAGAACCACCTGACAGCCATGGTGGGCGGAAACTGCACTCTGAGGACATCGCTGACGCGCCGTACGCGTGCGCTGGCTTCAGACAGCGTGGTCATCGCTTGCCGTACCGGCGCGATCAGTTGCTGGCCTTCGGCGGTGAGTGTGAGGCCGCGGGCTACGCGCACAAACAGCGGGCACCCGTAATACTCTTCCAGCAACTGCACCTGCCTGCTCACCGCGCCCTGGGTCAGGTTGAGGCGGGTGGCGGCGCCTGTGAAGCTGCCGCAATCAGCGGCGGCCAGAAAAGCCTGCAGGGCGTACAGGGGTGGCAGGGCTGCCATGGCTCAGGCGCGTGGGGCGTTGTCGTTCATGGGCGCAGTTTATCGTGGCGGTCCGCCACGGCACGAGCCTGTACCAGCCATGCGCGCCGCACATGGCTGCCCCCAAAAACTTTCGTTGGTGCTCTGGCGCGGTGGCTCCTACGATCCACCCACTCATTCCAACAGGCTTCCCCAAAATCATGGTTATCAGCTCCAACGCACTGGCATATATCGACATCATCAACCGCTACCTGGCCCTGCTGGCCGCGGGCGACGTGCGCGGCATTGTGTCGCTGTTCAGCGCCCGGGGCACTGTGCACTCGCCCTTCCTGGGCATGCAGCCGGCGGGCAAGTTCTTTGACTTGCTGAAGGCGGCCACGCGGCGCAGCGTGATCGAAAAACCCGAGGTGTTTGTGAGCGGTGTCGGCTCGCGCCGGGCTTCGACCTGTTTGACCTACCGCTGGGAGCTGGCGGATGGTGCGCAGGTCAGCTTTGAGTGTGTGGACCTGTTTGACTTTAATGAGCAGGGCCTGATCGACACGATGACCATCGTCTATGACACGGCGCCCATACGCGAAGCCGTGGGCGACAAGTACCGCGGCGTGCAAACCCACTGATTTTTTTAACCCCAACCACAGGAGAGCTCACATGAAATTTATGGTCATGGTCAAAGCCACCGCCGACAGTGAAGCCGGCGTGATGCCCAGCGAGCAGTTGCTCACGGAGATGGGCAAGTACAACGAAGCGCTCGTGAAGGCGGGCATCATGCAGGCCGGTGAAGGCTTGCATCCCAGCTCGAAGGGTGCGCGCATACGCTTTTCCGGCAAGAACCGCACCGTGATCGACGGGCCCTTCAGCGAGACCAAGGAGCTGGTGGCCGGCTTCTGGATCTGGCAGTGCGCGTCACTGCAAGAAGCCATCGAATGGGCCAAGCGCTGCCCCAACCCGATGTCAGACGATTCGGACCTTGAGATCCGCCAGGTCTTTGCGGCGGAAGACTTTGGTGAAGCCTTTACGCCCGAGCTGCGCGAGCAGGAAGAGCGGCTGCGCGCGCAAATCGCTTGAATTCAATCCTCCATATCCATTTCCCAACCTCAACCTCAACCTCAACCTCAACCTCAAGGAGATAACCATGCCCAAAATGATCTTCGTCAACCTGCCCGTGAAGGACCTCGCAGCAGCCATCCGCTTTTACAAGGCGATCGGCTGTGAGCAAAACATGCAGTTCAGCGACGAGAAGGCCGCGATGATGGTCTGGTCGGACACCATCAGCTTCATGCTGCTGACGCACGAGTACTTTGGCACCTTCACGTCGAAACGCATCCCTGACGCGCAGCAGACCTGCCAGGTGTTGCTGTGCCTGTCGCGCGACAGCCGTGAAGACGTAGACGCCATCACGGCCGCCGCCGCCGCTGCCGGCGGCAAAGCCGACGTTCGCCCACCGATCGACATGGGCTTTATGTACAACCGCGCGTTTCAGGACCCGGACGGCCATGTGTTTGAGCCGGTGTGGATGGATATGGCGGCGGCGCAGGCTGCCGCGTAAGGGAATACGTAGCCGGACTGTGTCGATTTCAGCCGCCTCGTTCGTCGTGCTTATGTGAACAGGCCCAAACGACGACGGGCTGGTTCCTTATTTTTAACTCAAGGAGAAATCGATGAAGTTCCTGCGTACTCTTTTCGCCCCGCTGCTCACCGCCGCGGTGGCTGTTGCCACCATCGTTCCTGTCGCCTCTCACGCCCAGGAAAGCAAGCCCGTCAAAAGCGGCTACCTCAACGCCAATGGCGTCAACTACCACTACCAGGTGCACGGCCAGGGCGAGCCGCTGCTGCTTTTGCATGGCGGCCTGGGCCAGTTCGACATGTTCGGCCCGGTGCTGACGGCGCTCACCAAGACCCGCCAGGTGATCGGCGTTGACCTGTACGGCCATGGCCGCACGGCGCTGACCGAGCGGCCCGTGAGCCTGGTCGACATGGGCGACGACATGGCGCAGATCCTCAAGCAGCTTGGCTACGGCCCGGTGGATGTGATGGGTTATTCGATGGGCGGCGGTGTCGGCTTTCGCATGGCGGTGCAACACCCTGAGCGCGTGCGGCGCCTGGTGCTGGTGTCGGCCGGCTACGCGCAAGACGGTTTCTTTCCCGAGATGCTGCCGATGCAGGCGCAAGTCGGCGCGGGCATGGCCGACATGATGAAGGAAACGCCAATGTACAAGTCCTACGCTGCAGTAGCGCCGCGCCCGCAGGACTTCCCCAAGCTGCTCGACAAGATGGGCGCCTTGATGCGCACGCCTTATGACTATTCGGAAGACGTGAAAAAGCTGCAGATGCCGGTGATGCTGGTGTTTGGCGACAGCGACATGTACCGCCCCGAGCACATCGTGAAGTTTTATCAGCTGCTGGGCGGCGGGCTGAAGGACGCGGGCTGGATGCGGGAGAACATGGCGAAGAACCGGCTGGCGATCTTGCCGGGGTTCACGCACTACGACCTGTTCCTTGCGCCGGCGCTGGTGCCGACGGTGCTGTCTTTCCTGGATGGCAAGAGCAACACGGCGAGCTGGGCGCAGCAGGTTAACGCGCAGAAGTAGCGCGGGTGCGTGCCGCCGCAAGGCAGTCCTGCAGCGCAGCGATGAGCCGCTCGGACACCAGCTTCACGATAGGGCCGGGCGGCTTGGTGGCATCCACGGCGACGCTGATCTCTTGCGGTTCGGCCCCCCGGTCGCGCACCGGGATAAAGACCAGCTGGCCGGTGGCCAGTTCCGCCGCCACGTCCAGCTCGGACGTGAACACCACATGGTTGCCGCCGAGCGCAAGCTGCTTGACCAGCTGCAGCGAGTTGGTCTCGGTATAGCGGCGCGGCTCCTTGAACAGCCAGTTGTACTGCGCCTCGAGATAACGCCGGATCGTCAGCGCCTTGCTCTGCAGCGCGACCGGGTGGGCCATGGCCTCCTGGAAGCTCACCGTCTCGCGCTGCGCCAGCGGGTGCCCGGGCGCCACCACGCAGCCCAGCGGCAGCGCGCTCTTCCAGAGCACCAGCAACTCCCGGCGCGGTTTCAGGTTGAAGATGGCGGCCAGGTCGGCCTGGCCGGTCATCAGTGCGGCCTCGGCATCGTCGGGGGTAGCCAGTGCGATGGACAGGCTGACCAGCGGATGCTGCGCACCCAGGTCCCGCACCAGGGCGGGCATGACGCTGGTGGCGTGGCTGTCCATGGCCACCAGCGACACATGGCCCTGGTGGATGCCCTGGATGCGCCGGATCTCTGCGACCACGCCGCGTTCGTCCTGCAGCCAGTGGCGCGCCAGCGTGATGAGCGCGTCGCCCGAGGGCGTCAGGCGCATGCCGCGCGGCAGCCGCTCAAACAAGGGCACGCCGAGTTCTTCCTCCAGCTGCAGGATCTGCCGGTTGATGGCCGAAGCCGCCACGTGGAGCTCACGCGCGGCCTTCTGGATGGAGCCCGAGCGCGCCACCTGGTCGGCGTAGCGCAGTCCGGCGGGAACGAGCGAATAGCGCATGGATAGATGGGTGGCGAGTGGGATAAGTGCAGGTCGAGTGTACTGATTTTGCGTACGCAGCGTTGCAAAAATGGTGATGGACGGCAATGATTTGTGTCCCTACGATCCGTTTCATGAGCACACGATTCAGCCTGGAACACCTCAATACCTGCACGCCCGAGGCCTTTTGCGCCGCCCTGGCAGACATCTGGGAGCATGCGCCCTGGGTAGCGCGCGGCGTCGTGACCCAGCGCCCTTTCGCCACCGTCGAAGCACTGCACACGGCCATGGTGGCGGTGGTGGCCGGGCAGGACGAGCCCGCGCGCATTGCCTTCTATGCCGGACACCCGGAGCTGGCCGGTGATGACGCCCGCCGGGGCACGATGACCGATGCGTCCATTGCAGAACAAGGCACGCTCTCGCTGGCGCAGCTGGATGCACGCGAGGCCGAACGCTGGAACGCACTTAACCGGGCCTACCGTACGCGCTTCGGCTTCCCCTTCATCCTGTGCATTCGCCGCCACACGCGGGAGTCGGCGCTGCAAGCCTTTGAGCAGCGCCTGCAGCACGACCGAGCCACCGAACTGAGCACCACACTCGGCGAAATTGCCGCCATCACCCGCCTGCGGCTGGACCGCCTGGTGTCCGATGTTTCCCACGCGGCCAGCCACGGCGAATTCATTCCTTCCTGACCTTCCTGACCTTCCTGACCTCCCTCACCTTGCTGACCTACCACCGGAGTTACCCATGAACACTCGACGCAGAATTTCCCTCCTGACCGTGACGTGCGCGCTGGGCCTGCTGGCCGCGGCGGTGCCCGCCGTCGCCCAAGGCACCTATCCCGACCATCCGGTGAAAGTCATCGTGGCGCTGCCAGCCGGCGGCGGGGTCGACATCATTGCGCGCCTGGTCGGCCAGAAGCTGGCCGCCGTCACCGGCCAACCCTTCGTGGTCGACAACCGGGCCGGCGCCTCCGGCCGCATCGGCCTGCCGGTGGTGGCCAAGGCCGCGCCGGACGGCTACACGCTGATGACTTCGCCTGCCTCGTTCCTGACCACCAACAAGAGCATCTTCAAAGAGCTGCCTTACGACCCACAGGCTGATTTCGCCCCCATCACCAAGCTGGCCAACCAGTCCATGGTGCTGGTGGTCAAAGACAAGCAGAAGTTTTCCAGCGCAGGGGCGCTTCTGGCCGCCGCCAAGGCCAAGCCCGGCAGCCTGAACTACGCCAGCTCGGGCGACGGCAGCCCGCAACACCTGGCCGCGCTGATGTTCGAGACGCGGGCGCAGGTGCGCATGACCCATGTGCCTTACAAGGGCGGCGCGCTGGCCATCACCGACCTGCTGGGCGGCAACGTTGACCTGCTGTTCGCGCCTCTGCCCGAGGCACTGCCCTACCTCAAGACCGGCAAGCTGACCGCGCTGGCGCTGATGAGCGACAAGCGCTCGGCGCTGATCGCCGACGTGCCCACCATGCGCGAAGCAGGCATCCCGAACATGGTCATGCAGACCTGGATCGGCCTGCTGGCGCCGGCGGCGACCCCGCGCGCGCTCGTGGACCAGTTGAACCGCCAGGTACACGCCATCCTGCAGAGCGAGGACGTGAAAAAGCAGCTCTATGAAATAGGCATGGAAACGGCACCCACCACGCCCGAGCAATTCCAGCAAGTCATCGCACAGGAGATCGCGCTGCATGCGGACCTGGTGAAGGCTTCGGGGCTGGTGCCGCAATAGGGGCTGTAGAGAATCCGGCGCTGTCGCTGCAGTGCCGCGCAGCCCCGTGAAGCCAGGGGCAACCCCCTCAAGGCCTGCCGGGGCATATCGCCGTGCCACTCACCACAACGCCCCGACCAACCGTGTATAGACAGGAATGCCCACCAGGATGTTCAGCGGAAAGGTAATGCCCAGGGACATGCCGAAGTAAAGCGTGGGGTTGGCCTCGGGGATGGCGTGGCGCACCACGGCAGGCACGGCAATGTAAGAAGCGCTTCCAGCCAGCACCATCAGCAGGATGGTGTTGCCCTGCGACATTCCAGTCAGCCATCCCAATAGCAGCGCAACACCCGCATGCGAAACCGGGCCGGCCACGGCATAGAACGGCACAAACAGGCTTTTGCCGCGCAGGCCGCCGACATTGCGCGACACCAGCAGGCCCATGTCCAGCAGGAAGAAAGCCAGCATGCCCTTGAAGAGATCGGCGGTGAAGGGCTCGAAGGCTTTCTGGCCGGCTTCGCCGCTGCTGATGCCGATAAGCATGGCGCCCAGCAACAGCAAGGGCGTGCCGTCGGTGAGCGAATCCTTGATGACAGTCCACAAGGACGGGCCTGATGCCGGCGCGAGGCCTTGCGCCGCTGCGCTGCCGGCATCCCGCTTGCGCTGCAAATTGGCCAGCACAATCGCCGCGATGATGGCCGGCGACTCCATCAGCGCCATGGCGGCGGCCATGTGGCCGCCGTAGTCGATGCTGCGGGCGTCCAGGTATTGGGCGGCGGTGATGAAGGTCACGGCGCTCACGGAGCCGTAGGTCGCCGAGACAGCGGCGGCGTCGTAACCGTTCAGGTGCCTTCTGAGCAAGGCGTAGGCGGCCAGCGGCACCACCAGGGCCAGGCCGAAGGCGCAGGCCAGGCTGATCGCGATGTCGGGCGTCAGCCCCGATTTGGCCAGGGCAAAGCCGCCCTTGAGCCCCAGCGCCATCATGAGATACAGCGACAGAAAGCGCGAGATGGCCTGCGGTATCTCGAGGTTGGACTTGAGCGCGCCGGCGGCAATGCCGAGCAGGAAAAACATGACGACAGGGTCCAGCAGGGAATTCATGAGAAGGGTCCGAAGAAGAAGTTTGCAGCCGGTTTGCGGTGCGCTTCCGGCTTGGCTTCAGGGGATTCTCCCGACTCAACCCATAGACGTCTAATGATGTATTCTTATCTTTTGCATTGGTTAATCCGATGTATTCCCCCGATGTAATTTCTGATGTGTTGACGATGTACCTGAACGCCTACCCCAAAGTTACCTTCGTACAGCTGCGCAGTTTTGAAGCAGTGGCCAGGCTGGGCGGCATCACCAGGGCTGCGGCGGCGCTGCATCTCACGCAGCCCACGGTGTCGACACAACTCAAGGAGTTGCGCAGCGCGGTGGGTGTGGACCTGCTGGTGCCCGCAGGCCGGGGCGTGCGTATCACCGACGCAGGCCGCGACCTGCTGGCAACCATCGAGGCCATGTTTGAGTCATGGCGCGAGTTTGAAAGCGGGATTCTTGACCGCCAGCAAATGATCCGCGGCTCACTGAAGATCGCGGGCGTCACCACCACGGAGTATTTCCTCGCCCAGTGGCTCAAGCCTTTTGTCGACGCCTTTCCCGGCATCGACGTGGACCTGGTCATCGAGAACCGCGACAAGGTGGTGAGCCGCCTGGAAAACGCCCAGGACGACCTTGCGGTGATGATGACGCCGCCCCTGCACATCCCCCTGTCGGCCACGCCGGTGATGGAGAACCCCTTGTGCCTGGTGGGCCCGCTCGCGCACCCCTGGGCTGCCCGCCGCGCTATTCCCCTCAAAAAGCTGGCCGATGAACCCCTGCTGATGAGAGAGCCCGGCTCGGGCACCCGGCAGGCGGCGCTCGAGTTTCTGGCCGAACATGAATTGACGCCCAACATCCGCATGACCCTGGGCAGCAATGAAGCGATCAAACATGCGGTGGCCGCAGGGCTGGGCCTGGCCGTGGTGTCGCGGCACGCCATTGCGCCGGATCCGGCAGCGGACAACCTGGCCATCCTGAAAGTGGCGGGCTTTCCCATCAGCCGGCACTGGCATGTCGTGCACCGGGCCGATCGCCGGCTGCCCCGGGCAGCGGCCGTGTTTCTGCAGTACCTCGATCAGGCGGTGTCTATCTCCGCCACGTGAGGCAGCCGAATGCCGCAGCCATGCGTCCAGCACCACGGGTCAGGGTGACGGCGACATTCTCCCTATGCGTTCAGCGGTGGGTCAGCCTCCATCGCTTGACGTTCGACCGCGCCGGCATCGGCGCCCAGCGCGAATGCCGCAGCAGTGAAAGCGCTTGGCGAGCTTAAATTCCGGTAGACAGCAACACAGCTGCCGGGCCCTCCTCCAGTATGCCCAGCGACTGATCTGCCGCCGTGAGTTTCACCGACCATGACGCCAAGCCCGTACTTCGGGACCCGCCAGGGTCGCCCGGGAATAGATGGGCCGACAGGGTAAGCATCCATCATGGCTGCCAGCATCGAGGAAGAGATGAGCTGCCCCGCCATCAGCCGGTCCAGCATGAAGGCGGCTTCAGCGAGAGGGCCGACCATCAGGCCGTGATAAACCCAGCGCGGGTCGTAAGTGGAGGGTATACCCAAGACGGCCCCTTCGAAGTCCTGCTTCGCGTCAAGCAGGCGTACATCCTCAAGGCCCAATGGACGAAAAACCAGCCTGCGCAGGGCGGCCCCGAATTCCTCGCCGGCGCTGCGCTCGATGATTCGCCGCGCGTAGAAGTAGCCGACATTGGAATAACACCAGGACGCACCGGGGGGATATCCCAAATCAGCGGCCTGCACGCGCAGCAACATGTCCTCGTCCTTCCATGCAGCTTCTCCGCGTTCAACGGCAGCGTGATACTCGGGCAGTTGACCGTAATCCGCGAGTCCTGCCTGATGGCGCAGCAGTTGCCGCAACGTGAATGGCCACTCGAAAACCGGATCATCCAGTGCGAGGAGACCGTTTTGGACTTGGACCAGTAG harbors:
- a CDS encoding LysR family transcriptional regulator, translating into MYLNAYPKVTFVQLRSFEAVARLGGITRAAAALHLTQPTVSTQLKELRSAVGVDLLVPAGRGVRITDAGRDLLATIEAMFESWREFESGILDRQQMIRGSLKIAGVTTTEYFLAQWLKPFVDAFPGIDVDLVIENRDKVVSRLENAQDDLAVMMTPPLHIPLSATPVMENPLCLVGPLAHPWAARRAIPLKKLADEPLLMREPGSGTRQAALEFLAEHELTPNIRMTLGSNEAIKHAVAAGLGLAVVSRHAIAPDPAADNLAILKVAGFPISRHWHVVHRADRRLPRAAAVFLQYLDQAVSISAT
- a CDS encoding serine hydrolase, whose product is MLHVLVQDDRLLCDQGAETVVPWWSFGKTVISAALLVQVQNGLLALDDPVFEWPFTLRQLLRHQAGLADYGQLPEYHAAVERGEAAWKDEDMLLRVQAADLGYPPGASWCYSNVGYFYARRIIERSAGEEFGAALRRLVFRPLGLEDVRLLDAKQDFEGAVLGIPSTYDPRWVYHGLMVGPLAEAAFMLDRLMAGQLISSSMLAAMMDAYPVGPSIPGRPWRVPKYGLGVMVGETHGGRSVAGHTGGGPGSCVAVYRNLSSPSAFTAAAFALGADAGAVERQAMEADPPLNA